In Synechococcus sp. KORDI-52, one genomic interval encodes:
- a CDS encoding DUF3721 domain-containing protein has product MQRICFAVAALMFTATTAMAGSHGKPKQAMFKTQAEAEAAAPGFGCTGAHQMGEMWMVCDKHGDADHQGAH; this is encoded by the coding sequence TTGCAACGCATCTGTTTTGCTGTCGCCGCGTTGATGTTCACGGCAACAACGGCCATGGCCGGATCCCACGGCAAGCCCAAGCAGGCGATGTTCAAAACGCAGGCTGAAGCTGAGGCGGCGGCCCCAGGTTTTGGCTGCACCGGTGCTCACCAGATGGGCGAGATGTGGATGGTCTGCGACAAGCACGGTGATGCGGATCACCAGGGAGCCCACTGA